One genomic window of Danio rerio strain Tuebingen ecotype United States chromosome 24, GRCz12tu, whole genome shotgun sequence includes the following:
- the sec61g gene encoding protein transport protein Sec61 subunit gamma, which yields MDQVMQFVEPSRQFVKDSIRLVKRCTKPDRKEFQKIAMATAIGFAIMGFIGFFVKLIHIPINNIIVGG from the exons ATGGATCAGGTCATGCAATTCGTGGAGCCTAGCAGGCAGTTCGTCAAAGACTCTATCAGACTCGTCAAAAGATGCACAAAACCAGACAGAAAAG AATTCCAGAAGATCGCGATGGCAACAGCGATTGGATTTGCCATCATGGGCTTCATTGGATTCTTTGTCAAACTCATCCACATCCCCATCAACAACATCATTGT TGGTGGTTGA